TGAAAGCGCTGCTTGTACACATTTAATAATACAcgtaataaaaaggtttattAGGCAATCACCTTCAGCATACTCTGTTAGGCTTACCTCTAGCTCCATAGCTGCCTGGAACCGCTCATGTATCTTGCTTATTGCCTCGGGTTCTTTTATACCGGCCACACCTTCAACAACCAACTCAATATATAAGAATCCACACCTTCAACAACAAGCTCAATATATAAGGATCCACACCTTCAACAACAAGCTCAATATATAAGGATCCACACCTTCAACAACAAGCTCAATATATAAGGATCCACACCTTCAACAATAAGCTCAATATATAAGAATCCACACCTTCAACAATAAGCTCAATATATAAGGATCTACACCTTCAACAACAAGCTCAATATATAAGGATCCACACCTTCAACAACAAGCTCAATATATAAGGATCCACACCTTCAACAACAAGCTCAATATATAAGAATCCACACCTTCAACAATAAGCTCAATATATAAGAATCCACACCTTCAACAATAAGCTCAATATATAAGGATCTACACGTTCAACAACAAGCTCAATATATAAGGATCCACACCTTCAACAACAAGCTCAATATATAAGGATCCACACCTTCAACAACAAGCTCAATATATAAGGATCCACACCTTCAACAACAAGCTCAATATATAAGAATCCACACCTTCAACAATAAGCTCAATATATAAGGGTCCACACCTTCAACAACAAGCTCAATATATAAGGATCTACACGTTCAACAACAAGCTCAATATATAAGGATCCACACCTTCAACAACAAGCTCAATATATAAGGATCTACACGTTCAACAACAAGCTCAATATATAAGGATCCACACCTTCAACAACAAGCTCAATATATAAGGATCCACACCTTCAACAACAAGCTCAATATATAAGGATCCACACCTTCAACAACAAGCTCAATATATAAGGATCCACACCTTTAACAACAAGCTCAATATATAAGGATCCATACCTTCAACAACAAGCTCAATAAATAAGGATCCACACCTTCAGCAATAACCTTCTCCTATAAGACTGACATTTTGTGTAATTGAACGGATGGTAAGCAACGAATACCCCACTGAGCTTTCAGTTTATCAGTAATTCTCGGTGCCTATTTCACCTACAGTACTTACCCTATCTGTATTACTTACTCTATCTACAGTAATTACTTTATCTACAGTACTTATTCCATCTACAGTACTTACTCTATCTACAGTACTTACTCTATCTACAGTGCTTACTCTATCTACAGTACTTACTCTATCAACAGTATATACTCTATCTACAGTGCTTTCTCCATCTACAGTACTTACTCTACCTACAGTACTTACTCCATCTACGGTACTTACTCCAACTACAGTACTTTTTCTATATACAGTACTTACCATCCTTATATTGTTTAcagtatgtacagtacatacagtGCCTACAACACTTTCAATGCTGACAACATTTACAGTATATAGCAACTTGTTGTTAGTACCCCAATTACATGAAGAACTGTACTTGGAACATCTGGAGTACCACAGTTGGCACATAACACATATGGTGCATATGATATAGACTTTTACACGTGGGTTAAGTGTATTGTAATTTGACATGAATAATTTATGAGAAATATGGTAAGTATGGTATGTATATTGGTTCATGGTACGTACTACGTACACTGTGTATGCTATGCACAGTGTATATGATATGTACAAGGTGAATGTTATACGGTGTGAGCGGCTTTGACTGTGTATTTGGTACATATGATGTCTTTAGCCCACCTGGTATGTCACTGACAGAGCACTGACAATAAGTCAGAGTATGGCGGTCTATCACAAGTATGTTAAAGATAATCAATTACCTTTTGGGGTAAGAGCCATGCATGCAAGCAGTGCGAGCTCATTGATGCTAAATCTGGCACTATTCTGCTTCTCAGCGTAGCCATGCAGATAACTGACAAAGTCAGCTGGTAAGATGCTCTCCATCCAGGCTCTATTGTAGCGGTAGCCATTTAAAAATGGAATGTACGAGTCTCCATTTTTGAAGAGCGGGGCATTCCATATCTGCAGTTAGATAGTGACACAGTAGTCTACCGCTTTAATAACAAAGAGGTAACAGCATTTCGTTTGAAAAATGGGGCCTTAGGCTATCTTATCATGCTTTCAATTGATAGCAGCACTCACCATCCAAACAGCAAGGTAGGAATGTGCTGACAACAGCTTCTGGTCCTCTGGACAGATCGTGGAAATGAGAGGACAATCCCTGAAGAAGCCTGTAATTTATACCAGTCTCTGAACCAGTACATAGTCAGAGAGAATCACAGCAATGTCTGAACCAGTACATAGTCAGGGAGAGTCACAGTGTTGCCTAAATCAGTACATAGTCAGGGAGAGTCACAGCGTTGCCTAAACCAGTACATAGTCAGGGAGAGTCACAGCGTTGCCTAAATTAGTACATAGTCAGAGAGAGTCACATCATTGCCTAAATCAGTACATAGTCAGAGAGAATCACAGCAATGTCTGAACCAGTACATAGTCAGGGAGAGTCACAGTGTTGCCTAAATCAGTACATAGTCAGGGAGAGTCACAGCGTTGCCTAAACCAGTACATAGTCAGGGAGAGTCACAGCGTTGCCTAAATTAGTACATAGTCAGAGAGAGTCACATCATTGCCTAAATCAGTACATAGTCAGAGAGAATCACAGCAATGTCTGAACCAGTACATAGTCAGAGAGAGTCACAGCAATGTCTGAACCAGTACATAGTCCGGGAGAGTCACAGCATTGCCTAAATCAGGACATAGTCAGAAAGAGTCACAGCGTTGCCTAAACCAGTACATAGTCAGGGAGACTCACAGGGTTGCCTAAATCAGTACATAGTCAGAGAGAGTCACATCATTGCCTAAATCAGTACATAGTCAGAGAGAATCACAGCAATGTCTGAACCAGTACATAGTCAGGGAGAGTCACAGTGTTGCCTAAACCAGTACATAGTCAGGAAGAGTCACAGCAATTTCTGAACCAGTACATAGTCCGGGAGAGTCACAGCATTGCCTAAATCAGTACATAGTCAGAGAGAATCACAGCAATGTCTAAACCAGTACATAGTCAGAGAGAGTCACAGCGTTGCCTAAACCAGTACATAGTCAGAGAGAGTCACAGCAATGTCTGAACCAGTACATAGTCAGGGAGAGTCACAGTGTTGCCTAAACCAGTACATAGTCAGAGAGAGTCACAGCATTGCCTAAATCAGTACATAGTCAGAAAGAGTCACAGCGTTGCCTAAATCAGTACATAGTCAGAGAGAATCACAGCAATGCCTAAACCCGTACATAGTCAGAGAGAGTCACAACAATGTCTAAACCAGTACATAGTGAGAGTGAGAATCTCAAGTGCCTCACAATTGCTAGTAGTACGTACTTGCCAAAACATCATTATAAAATTTGACAGATTGCATCAGCCAAGACCAGAGAGTAGCCATGTTCTCTTGTTTGCATTCCAACACCTTGTCATTCTGCAATGCATAGAATGTAATCACATTCTCTGGAGACTTTGAGGGCATAAAACATATCAAACACATCCCGTTCACTAAACAAATAGAACCCTTTCTATGTCACTCACCTTGCCGGTCTCTATGGTATCTTCCATTTTACTGGCACCTTCTCGCACATCAGCTGTAACCATCCAGTACACCTCTGAAATAGTCTTTGTCAGGCCTTCCAGACTTTGCTCGCTGTTCTCTCCATCTTCTTTCTAAATGTACACATAGCTAAACAGCTAGGGTGTAGCCTGTGTAACTCGTTCTGACAACACATTTGGTTTGAAGCTTCTGTTTTAGCCCCATCTGAGTCATAACCAAATAGCTCATGCAATTTCTCATGAGAAATTTAGGCTGACATTTTATGAAGCACCTGTTGCAACTAGTCATTGCTGAAATTCTACAATATAGGCACAGTCAAAATACAACCAGGTTAATGCTGCGCTTTAAGAGTCGAGCCAGCTTGTTATCGCTAAATGCTACTCTAGCTATCAGGTTATAATAGCTAACACAAACCCGCTTCCTCTTCTCTGGCAATTCAGCCATTTTTCCCTTGGCCTACCGTCAGCTGTTTGTACTCTACAACCTCAGTCTTTCTATATTCTTATTGATCTGTTCCTGCATTCATATACAGAGAAACACAATATATAAATGGACTCGAAGATTGCAGTACTTTAATTTCTATAGCCGGTTTTTATTACGTCAACAAAAGAAAAGgtaaaacaaaagaaaaggtaaaacaaaagaaaaggTAAAACAAAAGAATGCCTAATTGTGTGAGTTACTTCTGCAATAATCATAGAGTTGTTCAGACCACCGCTACAAACATGCACTTGCTTTGCACTTGCAACGAACTCATATGATCTGAAGATTTTTCAAACGGCACCATTTTCTGACCTTGCTTTATGACAGGTTGCCAGTTATATCCACAGAGGACTCGCTGATTTGTACAGAAAAAACACCTCTGTCCAGCCCAACCCTGTATGCAATCTAAAAGACTTCACGTATTGTGCCTCATAGAGCTCTGAAGCTGTGAATGTTTACGtcatatttactaaaattagttctaaattataaaaaaatgaatTATTGGATTCGTCTGCTTgttagaagataactccattcACAAGCACCGCGCACTTTGGCTTTGCTGCTATTTTGCAGTGATGCACACAATTGTGGTCATTGTACATCGTATTCAGATCTCGCTTCTTCAGTCTCTTTGCTTCCTTTAGTAGCTTTGCTTCTTTTAGTAGATTGACTTCTGAGGCAGTAGAATAGAATAAAATGGAACGGAATAGAGCAGAAAGTAAGAACGTAAAATGGAATGTTATAGAATGGTACCTTATCAGCAAGAATGTCCTCATATAAAACCATCTAAACTGTATCGCTAATGAGTCACAAGTGAAGTACGTGACAAAACTGCTCTTACGGTATGCAGAGTCTAGCGTCAACTCAATATCTTGGTAATGGCAGCACTTGCTATCAGCTGTTTTTCCAGAAGCTCTCTGCAAGTTAGCCAGTAACCAATTTATTATTTACGGTTGGAGTGATGTTTAAAAAAGAAACTTTCTGAATTAAGGTGTCAAATACCGGGTAATCACTGATCGCTGTGATTTAGCCGCAGTGAGCCTGTGACTTGTGGAGATACAGAGCTGTCATTTTCAATTAACAGTTTAGACAACTAGAAAGTTTAAAGGTGTAAACCAGTGAACACGCAAACACTGCGCTGCCCTAAAATcacacattttatttttgtttgcatttgATTGAGAAGATAGACACATCTATGAATAGGGTCAAGGACTGGCAGCTGAGCGCAAGTCCTATACACACAAATGTCACCTTCCGGATCTAAACTTTTCAACTACAAACGTTGAGCCTACCATCGAGCATGCTTGCCATAAAGTACAGTAATCATAGAGTATGCTAACCATAGAGTACAGTAATCATAGAATATGCTAACCATAAAGTACAGTAATCATAGAGTATGCTAACCATATAGTACAATATTCATAGAATATGCTAACCATGGTGTACAGTAATCATAGAGTATGTAAACCATAGAGTACAGTAATCATAAAGTATGTAAACCATAGAGTACAGTAATCATAGAGTATGCTAGCCATAAACTACAGTAATCATAGAGTATGCTAACCATATAGTACAGTAATCATAGAGTATGCTAACCATATAGTACAATATTCATAGAATATGCTAACCATGGTGTACAGTAATCATAAAGTATGCTAACCATAGAGTACAGTAATCATAAAGTATGCTAACCATAAAGTACAGTGATCATAGAGTATGCTAACCATAGAGTACAGTAATCATAAAGTATGTAAACCATAGAGTACAGTAATCATAAAGTATGTAAACCATAGAGTACAGTAATCATAGAGTATGCTAACCATAGAGCACAGTAATCATAGAGTACGCTAACCATAGAGTACAGTAATCATAGAGTATGCTAACTATAAATTACAGTAATCATAGAGCACGCTAACCATAGAGTACAGTAATCATAGAGTATGCTAACCATAGAGAACAGTAATCATAGAGTATGCTAACCATAGAGTACAGTAATCATAAAGTATGTAAACCATAGAGTACAGTAATCATAGAGTATGCTAACCATAGAGCACAGTAATCATAGAATATGCTAACCATAGAGTACAGTAATCATAGAGTATGCTAACTATAAATTACAGTAATCATAGAGCACGCTAACCATAGAGTACAGTAATCATAGAGTATGCTAACCATAAAGTACAGTGATCATAGAGTATGCTAACCATAGAGTACAG
The genomic region above belongs to Watersipora subatra chromosome 1, tzWatSuba1.1, whole genome shotgun sequence and contains:
- the LOC137391924 gene encoding uncharacterized protein encodes the protein MAELPEKRKRKEDGENSEQSLEGLTKTISEVYWMVTADVREGASKMEDTIETGKNDKVLECKQENMATLWSWLMQSVKFYNDVLASFFRDCPLISTICPEDQKLLSAHSYLAVWMIWNAPLFKNGDSYIPFLNGYRYNRAWMESILPADFVSYLHGYAEKQNSARFSINELALLACMALTPKGVAGIKEPEAISKIHERFQAAMELEVSKTRVNPKEILKEVPILLQQLEEAVARQELILKLQQQEQHPVRERERLLL